In Vitis vinifera cultivar Pinot Noir 40024 chromosome 17, ASM3070453v1, one genomic interval encodes:
- the LOC100261030 gene encoding protein MEI2-like 4 isoform X7 — protein MPFEVMDPRGVSASSPLFDDICFPAERQVGFWKPKIMSDHHAEGDGVARIPGSKSVTSSPLEKLLPVGSKSVDYSEGPESYLARDQKEKLQPASSYVEVKKTSINGALYESSLFSSSLSEIFNRKLRVSTSDVLSHQSAGTVAPHSEEEKLFKSLEEIEVQTLGNLLPDEDELFSGVVDDMGYNAHANNGDDFEDFDLFSSGGGMELEGDDHLCISQRHSDFNGGIPNSQGGSNGSLASEHPYGEHPSRTLFVRNINSNVEDSELRDLFEQYGDIRTLYTACKHRGFVMISYYDIRAARNAMRALQNKPLRRRKLDIHYSIPKDNPSEKDINQGTLVVFNLDSSVSNDDLRQIFGIYGEIKEIRETPHKRHHKFIEFFDVRAAEAALRALNRSDIAGKRIKLEPSRPGGSRRCLMQLCSSELEQDESILCQSPDDNLSSGCMAVSPGIKTSSCMDNVSIQDLHSAVRMPIGSFVENATSHGSSSVPNTLPSPMRVVSIINEFGLGETSNTLDQMKFGNQSFPNYHPHSLPEYHDNLANAIRYNSSSTIGDMTGHVGPRITEGIDNRHIHRVGSNGHPIELNGGAFGSSGNGSCPVHGLHRAWGNSSSYQHHSSSPMIWPNSPSFSNGVHAQRPTQVPGFPRPPPHMLNIVSPVHHHHVGSAPAVNPSLWDRRHAYSGESPETSGFHLGSLGSVGFPGSSPLHPLEMASHIFPHVGGNCMDISANVGLRSPQQICHVFPGRNSMLSIPSSFDLPMERVRNLSHRRTEANSNHTDKKQYELDIDRILRGEDCRTTLMIKNIPNKYTSKMLLAAIDEHHRGTYDFIYLPIDFKNKCNVGYAFVNMIDPLHIVPFHQAFNGKKWEKFNSEKVASLAYARIQGKTALIAHFQNSSLMNEDKRCRPILFHTDGPNAGDQVGHLT, from the exons ATGCCATTTGAAGTCATGGACCCGAGGGGTGTATCTGCATCGTCCCCCTTGTTTGATGACATCTGTTTTCCTGCTGAG AGACAAGTTGGATTTTGGAAGCCCAAAATCATGTCTGATCACCATG CAGAAGGAGATGGAGTAGCACGAATACCTGGCAGCAAGTCGGTTACTTCATCGCCCTTGGAAAAACTTTTACCAGTTGGATCAAAGTCAGTGGATTACTCGGAAGGACCAGAGTCCTATCTGGCTAGAGACCAGAAAGAAAAACTGCAG CCTGCTTCCTCTTACGTGGAAGTAAAAAAGACTAGTATCAATGGAGCCCTATATGAGAGCAGTCTCTTTTCAAGCTCATTGTCTGAAATATTTAATAGGAAGT TGAGAGTATCGACCAGTGATGTTCTATCTCATCAGTCTGCTGGCACTGTTGCTCCTCACTCTGAGGAAGAGAAGCTCTTTAAATCCCTTGAAGAAATTGAGGTTCAAACCCTCGGAAATCTCCTTCCTGATGAAGATGAGCTATTTTCGGGAGTGGTTGATGACATGGGGTATAATGCTCATGCAAATAATGGTgatgattttgaagattttgatCTGTTTAGCAGTGGTGGAGGCATGGAACTAGAAGGGGATGATCATTTGTGTATCAGCCAAAGACATTCTGATTTTAATGGGGGAATTCCCAACAGTCAAGGAGGTTCTAATGGCTCACTTGCAAGTGAACACCCTTATGGTGAACACCCTTCCAGAACACTTTTTGTGCGAAATATCAACAGCAATGTTGAAGATTCAGAATTAAGGGATCTTTTTGAG CAATATGGAGACATCCGAACACTTTACACAGCTTGCAAGCATCGCGGGTTTGTTATGATTTCTTATTATGATATAAGGGCAGCCAGAAATGCAATGAGAGCCCTTCAGAATAAGCCACTGAGACGGAGGAAACTTGATATTCATTATTCAATTCCAAAG GACAATCCTTCGGAGAAAGATATCAACCAGGGTACCCTTGTGGTATTTAACCTTGATTCATCTGTTTCCAATGATGATCTTCGTCAAATTTTTGGCATTTATGGAGAAATTAAGGAA ATCCGGGAAACTCCACACAAGCGGCATCacaaattcattgaattttttGATGTTAGAGCTGCAGAAGCTGCTCTTCGTGCATTGAACAGGAGTGATATTGCTGGGAAACGGATCAAGCTTGAACCAAGCCGTCCAGGGGGTTCAAGACGGTG TTTGATGCAACTGTGCTCTTCTGAACTGGAGCAAGATGAATCCATTTTGTGTCAAAGCCCTGATGACAACTTATCATCTGGTTGCATGG CGGTTTCTCCTGGAATAAAGACATCTAGCTGCATGGATAATGTATCTATCCAGGACTTGCATTCTGCAGTTCGAATGCCTATTGGTTCATTTGTTGAAAATGCCACTTCCCATGGGAGTTCTAGTGTTCCAAACACCTTGCCCTCACCGATGAGAGTGGTATCCATCATCAATGAATTTGGTCTTGGTGAAACCAGCAACACATTGGATCAGATGAAGTTTGGCAACCAAAGTTTTCCTAATTACCATCCTCATTCCCTCCCTGAGTATCATGATAATTTAGCCAATGCTATTAGATACAACTCTTCTAGCACAATTGGGGACATGACTGGTCATGTTGGTCCGAGAATAACAGAGGGAATTGACAACAGGCACATCCACAGAGTGGGTTCAAATGGGCACCCGATTGAACTTAATGGAGGGG CTTTTGGCTCATCTGGAAATGGGAGTTGCCCTGTTCATGGACTTCATCGTGCATGGGGAAACTCCAGCTCGTATCAGCATCATTCTTCAAGTCCCATGATCTGGCCAAATTCTCCATCATTTAGTAATGGTGTTCATGCTCAACGGCCCACACAAGTACCCGGATTTCCTAGACCTCCACCTCATATGCTGAACATTGTTTCACCTGTGCACCACCATCATGTTGGATCAGCACCAGCTGTTAATCCCTCCCTTTGGGATAGACGGCATGCCTACAGTGGAGAATCTCCTGAAACTTCTGGTTTTCACTTGGGTTCTCTTGGGAGTGTGGGTTTTCCAGGAAGTTCTCCATTGCATCCCTTGGAAATGGCTTCTCACATCTTTCCCCATGTTGGTGGAAATTGCATGGACATATCTGCAAATGTCGGGCTGCGCTCTCCTCAGCAGATTTGCCATGTATTCCCTGGAAGGAATTCAATGCTTTCAATTCCCTCTTCTTTTGATTTGCCTATGGAGCGTGTGAGAAACCTCTCACACCGTAGAACTGAAGCCAATTCCAACCATACTGATAAGAAACAGTATGAACTTGACATTGATCGTATATTACGTGGGGAAGACTGCCGAACGACACTGATGATAAAGAACATTCCCAACAA GTATACTTCAAAAATGCTTCTTGCTGCAATTGATGAACATCATCGAGGaacttatgattttatttatttgccaATTGACTTCAAA AACAAATGCAATGTGGGCTATGCTTTTGTCAACATGATTGATCCTCTTCATATTGTTCCATTCCATCAG GCATTCAATGGTAAAAAGTGGGAGAAGTTCAACAGTGAGAAGGTGGCATCTCTTGCATATGCTCGAATTCAAGGAAAAACTGCTCTTATTGCTCATTTCCAAAACTCGAGCTTGATGAATGAGGATAAACGTTGCCGCCCTATTCTATTTCATACTGATGGTCCAAATGCAGGTGATCAGGTAGGACATCTGACATAA